Genomic DNA from Sediminispirochaeta bajacaliforniensis DSM 16054:
GGTCTGAATGGAAAACTGAGCGGCACGGGCAGGGTCGGTCATAAAAACGGCAAACTCAAAGGCGACCTTTTTCTGCGCATCGCTTAAGCCGGAGACCATGTAGATGTTGCCGCCTCCGGGAACGCTGGCAAAGGTGCCTTTTTCTTTCCCCGGAACACCGCAGACACCAACCGTAAAATCGGCCTGGGAAAGGATCTTAGAAAGGCTGCCGGAACTATGGACGATCATCGCCGTATTCCCCGAGACAAAATTGGGCACCACATTCCCCCATGAGGACTGGACCCCAGCGGGCATTGCGTGATACGTGGCAGAGAGACTGTTGTAGTACTTCACCGCATCGATTACCGAAGGATTATCGAAGTAGACCTCGGTATCGCTCTCGCCGACAATATTCTGTCCGGCCCCAATCGCCAGGGGCTGAAAAACCCAATAGGGCCATCCCGAAGGCCATTCGATGCCCCAGCGTTTTACAGCATCTCCATCCTTCAGCGTCAGGGCCTCTGCGGCTGAAGCAAGCGTATCCCAGCTGTCAGGCGGGGCGATCCCCTCTTTTTCGAGCAGATCGGCGTTGTAGTACATCACCACAGCGCTCCGCTGAAAGGGAAGGCTCCAGAGCTTACCCTGATAATAGGAGTTATCAAGAAAGACCGGGAGAAAATCGTTCAGGTAGGCCTTACCATCCTTCATCTCATCCACGTAGTCGCTCAAGGGTTCCACATACCGGGCGTTAACCAGGTCGAAAAGGTCGGTGGCAAGCATGACCGCCAAGGCGGGAGCCTGACCTCCTCCATCGATCGCGGTTTGGATAGAGGTCTTTATATCGGTGTACCCACCGGCGTAGACAGGCTCGATCGTTACCCCGGGGTGGCTCGCCATAAAATCCCTGGCATAGCCGTCGAGGATCTCCGTTACCGGGGCATCCACCGCCACAGGGTAGGCTATCTGGATCGTCACAGGCCCCTGTGAAGTCTCCTTCTGCCCTCCGGCAAATCCATTCACCGTTACCAAAACAGCGATTAGCGAGAGCAATAATACCTTTTTAGGCATCTTTTCCTCCTTGTTTACGAATGTTTTTTCCCGATGCCCGATTCCAGGCTCCTCGGGTCGATTCCAATGCCGTAAGTTGCTCCTTTACCTCGTTCCGATAAATCAGCTCACAGGCAAGTAAGATCAAGTTGGCAAAATGCATGGGCACCGCAATGCTGTTTTTGAACTGGAACTCACCCCGGGGCACATGGAGAAAACAGGAAGCACCGGCCACATAGTCGGGATGAATCGTCGCCGAAACCAGAAGGGTCCAGACCGATCGCTTGCGTGCCAGATCGAGGAGCGGCCACAGCCATGCATCGTTGTCGCTATAGTGAAAAAGGAAAAGGGCGTCGTCGCTTCCCATCGGATGAAGGAGATCAGGACGGTGGCTCGGGTCCTGGGTCACCATGAGGGCCTGCCGCCCGTAGCGACGAAGGCGCTGAGCAAGATAGTGGGCCGGATAGTAGCCCGTACCCTCGCCGAAAAAATAGAGGGTCCTGGCGGAAAAACAACGGGAGGCAAGGTCGTTGAGGGTTTGCGCCGAGATCGAACGCTCAAGCCGCTGAAGGGAGCGGATGTCCACCGCTGCCGCCTCATGGATAAGCTCTTCTACGGAATGGACCCGATCCTGCATACGCTCAGAGGCACGAAGGGCGTCTATCTGTGTAGAAAAAAATTGTTCGACCGAATTCTGAAAGCTTCGATAATCATCGAAGCCGAGTTTACGAAAACAGCTGATAACTACCGGCTTGCTTACTCCGGCAGCCTCGGCAAGCTTCAACTGGGTAAGTGAGACAGCAAATTCGGGATGATTATTGATGTACGAAACAAGATCCCGTTCTGTCCGGGAAAGCTCGCTTTCCCCGGCCTGCAGTCGTTCCAACCAATCGGTACCCATCACCACCTCGGTAAAATTATTATGTAATAATACACCAAAAACACAATTAATATACCATATAAACGATATTACAGTAAAATTGTTAGATAAAAATTAACCATCAATGTTTTTCCTGTTAGCTGTATCGTGTATGTAGTGTTAGGAATATTGGTGGTATAAGGTGCTTAATTCATTTCCCCATCGTTCATTACAGACATGAGCATACAGAAAATCGGACAGGAGGGGAAACGCAAGATCTTTTCCAGGGAAAACGACATAGTGCCACCAATATTCGTGACACTACTCACAACATCATTCACGCGACATGCGCTCGAGAAAATTCTTCGAATAAATGTAATTGGGCTGTTCTTTGAGTGTCGGCTGGGTAATGGTAATCTGTGTTTTCTCATTGACAAAGGAGCCGTTTACCATCGCCCCTTCGAGATTCTCGACGATAAGCATGTAGCCGGGGATGTGTTTTGTTCCGACGCTCTGGTAGGAGGGAATGGCGGTAGTTCGAAGCAGCGTACCCGATAAGCTGTAATCCTCGGTTTTGCGCACAAGCCCGTCGTCGCTGATCCATATGTTCATGATGGGATAGGTTACCTGATCGTTGGTGGCCTCCAGGCGCAAGAGCCAGCAATCGAAGCGGCCGAGCTTGGTCCGCTCTCCGCGAATAGCACGATAATCTTCGGCAAGGGTCGAACGGGTAAAATCGGAATTTCGGGCATTGCTGTTTTGAAAGCGGTTTTTCGAACTGGTCGAGTTGAATTTGCGGCTGTCGGGATCATAGAACCAGAGGGTATCCCCCTGCTTCAGATAGCCTTGGCCCCGGTTGATCTCAGGCTCGGAGATCAGGATCACATATTTCTCCTCCTCGTCACGCCTGAAGATAACACATTCGGTGGTATCGCGACCTTCACCCGGAACATCACGAACGATGGTATATCGAGCCGAAAAATCACTCTCGGGAAAGGAAACGAGGGAGTCGGCCTTTTTCAGCAAGGCCTGATAATCGACGGCAAAGAGGGGGAAGGCAGCAAAGAGTACCGCTACAGTAAAGGCCAAAAGAAAACCATATCTGCGCATCATTCACCTCCGGCAAGGACTTGAGCAAGACCGGCCCGTAGACTCTTCAGCGCCGGTCCCAACAGGGCAAGTACCACGGCGGAAAATACAATCCCGACATTGGCAGCAATGGTTGCGGGAGAGAAATCGGCGCTGAGCCTGCCGTTTCGCAAAAATATCTCAAAGCCGGGTATGGCATCATAGGAAAAACGGGAAAGAATGAACAGTATGACATGAGAAAAGAGGAAGCCGCAGAGGGTACTTAACAGGGTAAGAATGGCCCCTTCAAAGAAAAGAACAGCAAAGAGACTCCCCTCCCCTAAGCCCATCGCCTGCATGGTTGCAAATTCCATTCGCCGTTCGTGAAGGATAAGGCGATAGGTGAGCACGCTGCTGGTAAACACGATCAGGAGCATCATGGCAAAGAGGATGTACGAGCCGCCCTGCAAAGCAAAAAGCAGCTCTGTCACCTGGGAGACATAGACCGGCAGGGATAGGACAAAATAGCGAACACCATCCCAGCTCCGGCTCAGCTGATAGGAAAAATCATCCCGGTTCGCCATATAGGGGGCTGCCTGCAACAGGCTTGAAACGGCGTAGTGCAGCCGTGCGGCCTTCTCATTAATCCCCTTCAAATCGGAAAAAAGGAGCCCGGCGGAGGAGTATTCGTCAGAATCCATTCCTAAAAGCGCGTTCAGGGCCCGCCGGTCCATAAAGCTTCGGTAATAGCCGAAAAGCGAGGCATCGCTGATGATACCCGTAATTCGAAGATCGGCGCTGTTTTTTTGTCCGGTCAATGTATCGACCTGAAGCAGTACCGTATCGCCGACCCTTGCCCCAAGCAGCTTGGCAACGGGTGCGGAAATGATGATGGTATCACCGCCATCAAGATTGACCTTGCCACCCTCGCCGCGGCTCATATCCACCGCATTGAAAAGTGCTGCTTCGGCATCCCAGTCGACACCAAAGACATTCTTCTGCCTAACCGCTTTTCCGTTAAAATAGAGAACAGCCTTCTCAAAGCAGTTGGTTCGATACAGGATAGCCTGAGGATTCAGCCGGGATGCATCGATCGCCTCACCCACAGCCTCGGCATCTGCCACGCGGATCATCATCCTGTGGGAAGAGCGATCGAAGCCAAGGACAAAGAGATCGCCGCCGTAATGCAGCTGTGCAGCCTGGAAAACGGCATCGCGCATGCCTGCGGAGAGGGAGGTAATGACGGTGATAAAGGCAAACCCGAAGCTTAGGGCAATGAAAAGAAAGAGGTACTTACGAAAATGGCCGAAAAGGTAACGGGCCGAAAGAGCGGTGGCATGAAAGAATCTCACCTTAGCCCCTCCTCATGGCCACAACGGGCTCGATCTGTAGGGCCTTACGGACGGGAAAGAGAGAGGCTACAAGGCCGGACGCCACGGAGAGGAGAATACTTACCAGAGCGGTATCAAGATGTGGTTCGAAGTGAAAGGTCGAACGACCGAGCAATGCCACAACAAGAGAATTATCGATAGGCAGGGCCCGGCTGTTGACTACCCCAAAAAGCAGAGAGGCAAGAAACACACCGATTGTTCCGGAAACCAAAGCCACCGCGACATTCTCGCCGTAGACAAGCAGACGGATATCACGATCCTCGGCACCGACGGCCCTCAGGGTTCCGATCTCAGAAGTACGCCTGAATACGGCCACGAGAAACATGTTGGCAATGCCGATAATCCCCGCAATCATCACAAGGAGGTAGCCTCCGTTAAAAAGAGTCTGGAGCAGCAGGACCAACATGGCGGCAGGGCCGGCCGCCTGATGCCAGAGCACCGGCTCGGCCCCAAGAGCCGACAACTGCGGGCGGAGTTGCCTGGCAAGGGCCTTGGAAGAGGTGCCCGCAGCGGTACGAAGAAGCATAAAATTCCAGCTTCCCTCCCCCTGGCGCTTCTCCCTGGGAGAAGAGAGTTGCTTCCGCAGCTCATCGATGGAGAGATCCCCAAGATTCCCATCTGTCGCTTCCGGTTCATCGGTAAACTGCGAAGCAAAGAGATCATCAAGCTGCGTATTCGCATCGAGCAGGGAGACCGCCTCATCCGAAGGAGTAAAGTCACCGGCAACCATGACGGAGTTCAAGGCCCGGACAGTATCGGCATCGGCTATAGCCACCTCGTTCAGCAGTTCAATATCACCGCGGTAGCGATAGATCCCGCATAAGGGAAGCTCAAGAATGCGAAATCCCATCTCCCCAAGGCTGCTGAGCATCACCATATCACCGGGTGATGGGCTGCGCCCGGTCTCCCGTTTGATCTGCTGCGCCTGCTTTTCGGAAAGAAGCAGCCCCTTTTCCTGAGAACGAAGCGCGAAGCCCTCGATCACCTCTATCCCGGAGAAGAACGAAAAATAGGAGGTCGGATCAACGCCAAAAATAAGGCTCTGGTAACGGCGGCCGGCAATATCCATGGCGGCGAAGCCGGTGAGCTGAAAGGTGTAAGCGCCGATCTTATCATTGGCATCCAGCATATCCTGGATCTCCCGGCGGTTTTTTAACACCGGAATGGAAAAAAATTCCCCGATTGCGGGATTATTGACCCCGAAGATGCTCAGGGACTCCTCGCTCTGCGGAAAAACTGCAAGGTCGCCGGTAAAATTCTCGGTATAGCTTTTCCGCAGCCCCTCTGCCGATTCCTCGAGGATGGTATTGCCGATGAAAAAAAGAAAGGTCAACATCGTAAGGAGAAGGGCGGCAAGCATATTCTTCTTCCAGTTTTTCACGAAGAATTTGATGACCAGGAAGAACATAGTCTATCGCCCGTTTCCAAGGATCTCTCGTTCGACATTGCCGTCATGGAGGAGAATCACATGATCGGCCATATCCCTGATCACCGGATCGTGGGTGGAAAAGAGGAAGGTGGTACCGTTATTCCGGTTGATCTCTTTCATAAGCGAAAGGATCCTCTCCCCGGTTGCCGAATCGAGGTTCGCCGTGGGTTCGTCGGCAATGACGAGGTCGGGAACCGTCACCAGGGCCCTGGCAATAGCCACCCGCTGCTGCTGCCCGCCGGAGAGCTCTGCGGGTTTATGGTCCTCCCTGCCGTCGAGCCCTACCTTCTTAATTACCTCACTTACCTTCTTCCGCCGCTGGGAAGAAGAAAGGGGAGAGCGGGCGATGATAAGAGGCAATTCGACATTTTCAAAAACCGATAGGACCGATATGAGGTTGAAGGATTGAAAGATGAAGCCGAGATGCTCCCGCCGGAATCGGGTACGCTCACGACGGGAAAGATCATCCATCGGGACACCTTCGATCACGAGCCGTCCGGAGGAAGGTCTGTCGAGAAGACCGATGATGTTCATCATGGTGGTCTTCCCCGATCCCGAGGGGCCGGCGACGGCGACAAAATCCCCCTTCTTGATTTTGATCGAAATTCCGCTGAGAGCCGCCACTTCGGAACTGCCCCGCTGATAGCTTTTGGTAATAGCGTCGAGTGTGATCATAACAGGTATTTGGCAAATCCTTTCACTGCATAAACACAGAATTTTTCCAGCGAGGAGAAAAACGAAAAACCGTAGGTCCTTCGATAGAGCTGCCACTGAAGCCCGGCCGATTTCCACTTATTCCCGGTAAGAGATTCCGAAAAGACCCGAAAACGTACCAGATCACGCTTCAGGCCGTAGACAAAACCGTGGGCCTTCACGATGCTCAGAAAAAAGTGGTAGTCGTCCCGCCCCACCGGCGCCTGGTGGGACTGCCTGATATCGCCGGTAATGGAACGGTCGAACATGGCAGAAGAGGCACAGATGTGATCGGAATGCAGCAGCCGTCGATAGGAGCCGTATTCGGGGATCGGAATGGTGATACCGGTGGTAAGGGAGCCTTCCCGGGTGATCTTCTTATATCCGGTACAGGATAAAGGCGCCCCGCTTCTTTTCATGGCAGCGACCTGAAGTTCCAGCTTTTCGGGAAGCCATAGATCGTCCGCATCGATAAAAGCGATAAAACGGCCTCTGGCAGCCTCAAAACCAACATTGCGGGCCGCGATGGGTCCCTTGTTGGCAGGAAGTCTGACGATCTTCACCTTTTCGTTGTCACCGACAGCCTTCTGCAAGACAGCAACGGAGTCGTCCTGGGACCCATCATCCACCACGATCCATTCATACGCTTCATAGCTTTGAGCAAGGACAGACCGTGCCGTTGCCGCAATAAACTCCTCCGCATTGTAGAGGGGAGTGATAATCGACACCAGATCATCTTCCATTACCAGTTCCTTTTGATCGTCCCGGAAAGCCGGACGGCAAACACAAAAAAGGCCCGCCGGTCGTTCGCGTCGGGATTATCAACATAGTATCCGCCCGTCTTTGGCCCGAAGACCAGAGGAGCGGCAATATAGCATTGTAGCTCAGGGTAAAGCTTTATGCGAGCCCCGGGGATAAGCAGCATGGAATCGGTATATTGGTTGTACCGCCCCTGGAGAAAAAAACTCGTCGAAGGCGAAGCCTTGAACCCGAGGTTGAGGGCATAGTTGTGGCCATAATAGAGGGGATAGGTAACATCGACAAGCTCCAGCTCACTTTCCTCCCCGTTGAAAAAGTACTCACCCTGGAGCTGGAGACGTTCGTCGAAAAAATCGATATACAAGCCGATATTGGCAGAAAGGTCGTCGACGTTGTCGATCTTTTCCTTCCCGGCGATGATGGCCGTCGTCTCCTCGCCGTCCATGGCATGGGCCCACAGCCCCTCCTGATAAAGCTCGATCCGATCAAAGAGGGTGGTTTTCAGCGAGTAAAAGGCGCGATTGTTCATTTCACCGTGGTAAAAATCACCCACTGTGAGGTCGAAGAGCTTGTTTGCGATGTTGATCTTCCCGCCGAAGCCGACCTCAGATGTTTGGGGGTGCTCCGGGTCGTCAAGGAAGCCATTTCGTGTCAGGGCAAGAAGTTCCACGCCGCCGGTTCCCAGGGGGTAGTCGACTTTCAGGCTATAGGAGCGTTCAGGGAAATCGTCCCGGATGTCGTTGAAATCATCGGAGAGGCGGGCGGGAAGGTCGGTAAAGGGAAAGATGGGGGAAATCCCCCAGGAGACCTTTTGGATACCGAAACGCATGAAAAGAAGATTTCCAAGGGTGTAATCGCCGAAGAGCTCGGGAATATCAAACAGGTAATCAGGATGTTCGATTCTGTAGGATTGGAAAACGCGGAAACGAGAGTTTATCCTGGTATCGAAGGAGATGGTGGCATCGGCGTCGTAGATAACCAGGTCGCTAAAATCATCAAATTCAAGTTCCGGCGAGTAGCCAAAGGAAAAGTTGTACTGGCCCTTAAAGAAAAAGCGATCGTCATCGAGAAGCGTGCTCAGCACATCATTGCTTTCCGCAGCCTCAGGAGGCGATTGGACCTCCGGCTCCGTGGTATCCTGCTGTTCGCTTTCCGCAGGCAGCTCGAAAAGGTCATCAATGTTTACACCGTTATGATCATCGTCCGCAGCAAGAGGAAAGAAGGCGAAGCACAGAAGAACCACAACGAGAAATAGCGTTCGCATACCTACCCCTAACCCATGATTTTTTTATATACATCTACCCCTTTCTTGCGAAGGGTAATATAGATACTAAACACTTTTATCATATTTTTGTAAACAATGTAAAATGCAATCCTTTGGTCTCTTCGGAGGAATCGTTTCCGGCGCTTTTTCTCTGAGGGATGGGCATGCAGCAGGCGGTTACAATCGAGAAAAAAGACCTTTCGTTCCTTGCAATCCAGCCTGTCCCAGACCCAGTAGGCATTATTCAGCATCATGATAATGAAGTCTATCCCATGTTGGTCCCAGAGACCACGGGAAGTGATGAAATCGGCCATAAAACCGAAATGAGCGATGAAGGCAAGGAATTTGGTACCTCCCCCTTCCATGGATTGTCCTGTTCGAAAGAGGCGATGGTAGTAAAGGGGTTTGTCGATAAGGATAACCCGGCGGGCGGCCAGGACGGTAAAGAAGTGAAAGGGGGTGTCCTCAAAAAAAAACTCCCCTTCAGGGAAGAAAAGCTGTTGGCTGAGAAGAAAATCCCGACGGTAGAGCTTACGCCAGGGCACGGGCGAGAGGAGAAGAAGTGCCCTTCTACTCTCCTCATCGAGGGCGACAGGAGCCGACAGGGCAAGGCCGCTCCAGTGGTGACGGTCGTAGGCGGCAATGGGCTCACCTCCCTCTGGTGCGGTATAGAAATCACAAAGGGAAAAGTCGGCCTCACTCTCCTCCGCCGCCCGGTAGAGGGTTTCAAAGAGCTCAGGCTCAACCCAGTCGTCGCCGTCGGTAAATCCCACGTAGCGGCCCCTGGCCTGGCGAATACCGATATTCGACGGGATGCCTGTACCTCCCGGGCTGTTCTCGGAAAGCGGAATACAATGGATGCGCGTATCCATTTCGGCATAGCGTTCGGCAATGTCACGGCTGCCATCGGTAGATGCATCGTCTATGACGATGATCTCCAGATCCTCAAGGCTCTGTGCAAGCAGAGAGTCGAGACAGCGCTCAAGATAGGGCGCGGTATTGTATACGGTAACGATAACCGAAACGGCTGGAGCCATGTGGTTTTAGCACCTCAGTCCTTTTGATCTGTATAACACCATATAATTTCACCTCAAAAATAACGAAAGAAGCAATTAAAGCTTCCCACAGGGAGCATCATCCTTTTTAATAAGCGGTTTAAGCAGATATTCAAGGCCGTTGCATTTTATTTCCAGCATCATGGACATACACCGCCCCAATTCTCCGTTGGGAAGGCCTTTGTTTACGAACCACAGAAAATACTCTTCGGGTATCTGCAGTAACAATCTGTCTTTATACTTACCGAAGGGCATTCGATAATTAGCTAATTTTACAAGACCCTCATGATCTATCATAGCACGACTATACATGAAGCCATGGAAGTTGCCCATATGCAAAC
This window encodes:
- a CDS encoding ABC transporter substrate-binding protein, translating into MPKKVLLLSLIAVLVTVNGFAGGQKETSQGPVTIQIAYPVAVDAPVTEILDGYARDFMASHPGVTIEPVYAGGYTDIKTSIQTAIDGGGQAPALAVMLATDLFDLVNARYVEPLSDYVDEMKDGKAYLNDFLPVFLDNSYYQGKLWSLPFQRSAVVMYYNADLLEKEGIAPPDSWDTLASAAEALTLKDGDAVKRWGIEWPSGWPYWVFQPLAIGAGQNIVGESDTEVYFDNPSVIDAVKYYNSLSATYHAMPAGVQSSWGNVVPNFVSGNTAMIVHSSGSLSKILSQADFTVGVCGVPGKEKGTFASVPGGGNIYMVSGLSDAQKKVAFEFAVFMTDPARAAQFSIQTGYIATRKSAYDQDVMKEYIKEHPQALETRKALDNAGKELSLQNLNQVRTIFHTYIQAAFNGDMTAEAAMAQAQKEADEALKDFR
- a CDS encoding MurR/RpiR family transcriptional regulator; the encoded protein is MGTDWLERLQAGESELSRTERDLVSYINNHPEFAVSLTQLKLAEAAGVSKPVVISCFRKLGFDDYRSFQNSVEQFFSTQIDALRASERMQDRVHSVEELIHEAAAVDIRSLQRLERSISAQTLNDLASRCFSARTLYFFGEGTGYYPAHYLAQRLRRYGRQALMVTQDPSHRPDLLHPMGSDDALFLFHYSDNDAWLWPLLDLARKRSVWTLLVSATIHPDYVAGASCFLHVPRGEFQFKNSIAVPMHFANLILLACELIYRNEVKEQLTALESTRGAWNRASGKNIRKQGGKDA
- a CDS encoding outer membrane lipoprotein-sorting protein yields the protein MRRYGFLLAFTVAVLFAAFPLFAVDYQALLKKADSLVSFPESDFSARYTIVRDVPGEGRDTTECVIFRRDEEEKYVILISEPEINRGQGYLKQGDTLWFYDPDSRKFNSTSSKNRFQNSNARNSDFTRSTLAEDYRAIRGERTKLGRFDCWLLRLEATNDQVTYPIMNIWISDDGLVRKTEDYSLSGTLLRTTAIPSYQSVGTKHIPGYMLIVENLEGAMVNGSFVNEKTQITITQPTLKEQPNYIYSKNFLERMSRE
- a CDS encoding ABC transporter permease, giving the protein MRFFHATALSARYLFGHFRKYLFLFIALSFGFAFITVITSLSAGMRDAVFQAAQLHYGGDLFVLGFDRSSHRMMIRVADAEAVGEAIDASRLNPQAILYRTNCFEKAVLYFNGKAVRQKNVFGVDWDAEAALFNAVDMSRGEGGKVNLDGGDTIIISAPVAKLLGARVGDTVLLQVDTLTGQKNSADLRITGIISDASLFGYYRSFMDRRALNALLGMDSDEYSSAGLLFSDLKGINEKAARLHYAVSSLLQAAPYMANRDDFSYQLSRSWDGVRYFVLSLPVYVSQVTELLFALQGGSYILFAMMLLIVFTSSVLTYRLILHERRMEFATMQAMGLGEGSLFAVLFFEGAILTLLSTLCGFLFSHVILFILSRFSYDAIPGFEIFLRNGRLSADFSPATIAANVGIVFSAVVLALLGPALKSLRAGLAQVLAGGE
- a CDS encoding ABC transporter permease, with the protein product MKNWKKNMLAALLLTMLTFLFFIGNTILEESAEGLRKSYTENFTGDLAVFPQSEESLSIFGVNNPAIGEFFSIPVLKNRREIQDMLDANDKIGAYTFQLTGFAAMDIAGRRYQSLIFGVDPTSYFSFFSGIEVIEGFALRSQEKGLLLSEKQAQQIKRETGRSPSPGDMVMLSSLGEMGFRILELPLCGIYRYRGDIELLNEVAIADADTVRALNSVMVAGDFTPSDEAVSLLDANTQLDDLFASQFTDEPEATDGNLGDLSIDELRKQLSSPREKRQGEGSWNFMLLRTAAGTSSKALARQLRPQLSALGAEPVLWHQAAGPAAMLVLLLQTLFNGGYLLVMIAGIIGIANMFLVAVFRRTSEIGTLRAVGAEDRDIRLLVYGENVAVALVSGTIGVFLASLLFGVVNSRALPIDNSLVVALLGRSTFHFEPHLDTALVSILLSVASGLVASLFPVRKALQIEPVVAMRRG
- a CDS encoding ABC transporter ATP-binding protein, with the translated sequence MITLDAITKSYQRGSSEVAALSGISIKIKKGDFVAVAGPSGSGKTTMMNIIGLLDRPSSGRLVIEGVPMDDLSRRERTRFRREHLGFIFQSFNLISVLSVFENVELPLIIARSPLSSSQRRKKVSEVIKKVGLDGREDHKPAELSGGQQQRVAIARALVTVPDLVIADEPTANLDSATGERILSLMKEINRNNGTTFLFSTHDPVIRDMADHVILLHDGNVEREILGNGR
- a CDS encoding glycosyltransferase family 2 protein, coding for MEDDLVSIITPLYNAEEFIAATARSVLAQSYEAYEWIVVDDGSQDDSVAVLQKAVGDNEKVKIVRLPANKGPIAARNVGFEAARGRFIAFIDADDLWLPEKLELQVAAMKRSGAPLSCTGYKKITREGSLTTGITIPIPEYGSYRRLLHSDHICASSAMFDRSITGDIRQSHQAPVGRDDYHFFLSIVKAHGFVYGLKRDLVRFRVFSESLTGNKWKSAGLQWQLYRRTYGFSFFSSLEKFCVYAVKGFAKYLL
- a CDS encoding glycosyltransferase family 2 protein, whose protein sequence is MAPAVSVIVTVYNTAPYLERCLDSLLAQSLEDLEIIVIDDASTDGSRDIAERYAEMDTRIHCIPLSENSPGGTGIPSNIGIRQARGRYVGFTDGDDWVEPELFETLYRAAEESEADFSLCDFYTAPEGGEPIAAYDRHHWSGLALSAPVALDEESRRALLLLSPVPWRKLYRRDFLLSQQLFFPEGEFFFEDTPFHFFTVLAARRVILIDKPLYYHRLFRTGQSMEGGGTKFLAFIAHFGFMADFITSRGLWDQHGIDFIIMMLNNAYWVWDRLDCKERKVFFLDCNRLLHAHPSEKKRRKRFLRRDQRIAFYIVYKNMIKVFSIYITLRKKGVDVYKKIMG
- a CDS encoding DUF3820 family protein is translated as MIDHEGLVKLANYRMPFGKYKDRLLLQIPEEYFLWFVNKGLPNGELGRCMSMMLEIKCNGLEYLLKPLIKKDDAPCGKL